From a single Dehalococcoidales bacterium genomic region:
- the lgt gene encoding prolipoprotein diacylglyceryl transferase yields MITIGMDPILFVLGPFALSWHGLFIVVGIAVAVWLSAYLVAKAGLSVDRLYSLAVWTIPGGIIGARLVHVIDYWDFYSANPAAIFAIWTGGLAIWGAVLGGTLAAMIFARISHFSLDGYADSIAPGLVLAQAIGRIGDIINGEHISTSTTLPWGVVYTHPGSPSYGLPPTHPQVAYELLMNLAIFGVLWKLRGRIQPGGALFLLYLVMYSVGRFFLSFLRLDSNTVFLSLNQVQWICLLVLAVAVPLLVRKMRRETPIS; encoded by the coding sequence ATGATAACAATTGGAATGGACCCGATATTGTTTGTCCTGGGCCCCTTTGCTCTGTCCTGGCACGGTCTGTTTATTGTGGTCGGCATCGCGGTAGCGGTCTGGCTCTCCGCTTACCTGGTGGCTAAAGCGGGCCTTTCTGTCGATAGATTGTATTCACTGGCGGTCTGGACTATTCCCGGAGGTATCATCGGCGCCCGCCTGGTGCATGTAATAGACTACTGGGACTTCTACTCGGCTAATCCGGCGGCTATCTTTGCCATCTGGACAGGGGGACTGGCCATCTGGGGGGCGGTACTGGGAGGAACACTGGCGGCAATGATATTCGCCAGAATCAGTCATTTTTCGCTGGATGGTTATGCCGATTCGATTGCTCCGGGACTGGTCCTGGCGCAGGCGATAGGACGCATCGGGGATATTATTAACGGAGAACACATCAGCACTTCCACCACGTTGCCCTGGGGAGTGGTCTATACTCACCCCGGCAGTCCGAGCTACGGTCTGCCGCCGACACACCCGCAGGTGGCGTACGAGCTGCTGATGAACCTGGCTATCTTCGGGGTGCTGTGGAAGCTGCGGGGGCGTATTCAGCCCGGCGGCGCGCTCTTTCTGCTCTACCTGGTCATGTATTCGGTGGGGCGTTTCTTTCTTTCCTTCTTGAGGCTGGACAGCAATACCGTTTTCCTGTCCCTGAATCAGGTACAGTGGATTTGCCTGCTGGTCCTGGCGGTGGCCGTTCCTTTACTCGTCCGCAAGATGCGGCGGGAAACGCCGATCAGCTGA
- the yajC gene encoding preprotein translocase subunit YajC: protein MTGSLVPLLIFMAIIFAMFYFMMIRPLRQRERKHDQLIDQLEKGDMVITAGGIYGRVESIDEDSIVLKVESGATIRVTKGGVLSRPGAMPTV, encoded by the coding sequence ATGACGGGTAGTTTGGTGCCTTTACTCATCTTTATGGCAATCATTTTTGCCATGTTCTATTTTATGATGATACGGCCGCTACGCCAGCGCGAGAGAAAACACGACCAGTTGATTGATCAACTGGAGAAGGGAGACATGGTAATTACCGCCGGTGGCATCTACGGACGGGTGGAGAGCATTGATGAGGACAGCATCGTCCTTAAAGTAGAATCGGGAGCAACAATCCGGGTAACCAAAGGCGGCGTACTCAGCCGGCCGGGAGCCATGCCGACTGTCTGA
- a CDS encoding CooT family nickel-binding protein, whose product MSKAYVDRNGARELVMEEVASLSVEDGKIMLKTLFGERKEIVGSLREVDFLTHVLVLEGEEGR is encoded by the coding sequence TTGTCAAAGGCGTATGTTGACCGTAACGGCGCCCGGGAGCTGGTGATGGAAGAGGTTGCCTCGCTCAGTGTCGAGGACGGTAAAATCATGCTCAAAACGCTCTTCGGGGAACGGAAGGAGATCGTCGGCAGTCTCAGGGAAGTCGATTTCCTGACCCATGTCCTGGTTCTGGAGGGTGAGGAGGGCAGATGA
- the nadC gene encoding carboxylating nicotinate-nucleotide diphosphorylase, with protein sequence MVNKFGISPEQLNNIIDTALNEDIGSGDVTSDTLIPPGLHGRAYLLVKAEGVLAGIDLVREIFRRVDPALTFDILFQDGSRIKRGDIIATVSGRVSSILTPERVSLNFLQKLSGIATQTAQLVVGAGDLPVTILDTRKTTPGLRALERYAVRVGGGKNHRFNLTDLILIKDNHLVAMRALGMSLKEIIAKARENSPLSLKIEVEVTSPEEALEAVEAGADIIMPDNMSPDEMRHLISLLPFNVKTEASGGVTVDNIREVAASGVNFISSGALTHSTKALDISIELEPDSVRLL encoded by the coding sequence ATGGTGAATAAATTCGGAATCTCCCCGGAGCAACTCAACAACATCATCGACACCGCCCTGAACGAGGATATCGGCAGCGGCGATGTCACCAGTGACACGCTGATACCTCCCGGACTCCACGGCAGGGCTTACCTCCTGGTCAAAGCGGAGGGCGTTCTGGCCGGTATTGACCTGGTCAGGGAGATATTCCGGCGTGTTGACCCTGCGCTCACCTTTGACATACTGTTTCAGGATGGCAGCCGGATAAAACGGGGCGATATCATCGCCACCGTATCCGGCAGAGTGAGCAGCATCCTCACCCCCGAACGGGTATCTCTCAATTTTCTGCAAAAGCTCAGCGGCATCGCCACGCAAACGGCGCAGCTTGTCGTCGGAGCTGGCGACCTGCCGGTCACCATCCTGGATACCCGCAAGACGACGCCGGGGCTCAGGGCGCTGGAAAGGTACGCGGTACGCGTCGGCGGGGGGAAGAACCATCGCTTTAACCTGACCGACCTCATCCTGATTAAGGACAACCACCTGGTGGCAATGCGCGCCCTGGGCATGAGCCTGAAGGAAATTATCGCCAAAGCCAGAGAAAACTCCCCGCTGAGCCTGAAGATTGAGGTGGAGGTGACCTCTCCCGAAGAAGCCCTGGAAGCCGTCGAAGCCGGGGCGGATATAATCATGCCGGACAACATGAGTCCCGATGAAATGCGTCACCTGATAAGTCTGCTACCGTTCAATGTCAAGACTGAAGCCTCGGGCGGCGTCACCGTGGACAATATCCGTGAAGTAGCCGCCAGCGGGGTCAATTTCATCTCCAGCGGCGCCCTCACCCACTCCACCAAAGCCCTCGATATCAGCATCGAGCTTGAGCCGGATAGCGTCAGACTGCTCTGA
- the miaB gene encoding tRNA (N6-isopentenyl adenosine(37)-C2)-methylthiotransferase MiaB, with amino-acid sequence MPHYHIWTTGCQMNKAESDGLGSFFEQHGYRPAATTEQADIIVLNSCVVRQSAENRLVHKLNALKALKKARPGLTLAVTGCLVNSNTEELKKSFPHVDFFFKPGDYPQWLDKSGAQILSRHPSHTIYVPIIQGCDNFCSYCIVPYRRGREKSRPIAEIVCEVRELARRGTREVTLLGQNVDSYGHDLPGQPDLADLLTELNTVDGLARLRFLTNHPKDMSDRLIEAVARLDRVCEQINLPVQSGDNDILKAMRRGYTAEHYSQLIDRIRSEIPGVALSTDVIVGFPGESEEQFRHTFDLLAGLRFDTVHVAAYSPRPQTIAARELEDSVPPDGKKRRLNLIEQLQEGIATEINAQLLGKAVEVLVEGKKKDRWQGRTRSDKLVFFSDNDDRTGQLVNVIIEHTSPWALQGSLIKINRAELRRDNDG; translated from the coding sequence ATGCCCCATTATCATATCTGGACAACAGGCTGCCAGATGAACAAGGCGGAATCGGACGGGCTTGGCTCTTTCTTTGAGCAGCATGGCTACCGACCCGCAGCCACTACCGAGCAGGCGGATATCATCGTGCTCAATAGCTGCGTGGTACGCCAGAGCGCGGAAAACCGCCTGGTCCACAAGCTCAACGCCCTCAAAGCCCTGAAAAAAGCCCGTCCCGGTCTTACCCTGGCGGTTACCGGCTGCCTGGTCAACTCAAACACTGAGGAGTTAAAAAAGAGCTTTCCCCATGTCGACTTCTTTTTCAAGCCCGGTGACTACCCGCAGTGGCTGGACAAGTCTGGCGCTCAGATACTGTCCCGCCATCCCTCACACACTATCTACGTCCCCATTATCCAGGGCTGTGACAACTTCTGCTCCTACTGCATTGTCCCCTACCGCCGCGGACGGGAAAAGAGCCGCCCCATAGCTGAGATAGTCTGCGAGGTCAGAGAGCTGGCGCGCCGCGGCACCAGGGAGGTCACCCTGCTCGGGCAAAACGTCGATTCCTACGGGCACGACCTGCCCGGGCAACCGGACCTGGCCGATTTACTCACCGAACTGAATACCGTAGACGGACTAGCCCGACTGCGCTTTTTGACCAATCACCCCAAGGACATGAGCGACAGGCTCATCGAAGCCGTAGCCCGCCTGGACAGGGTCTGCGAGCAGATAAATCTCCCGGTACAGTCCGGCGATAACGACATATTGAAAGCGATGAGGCGGGGCTATACCGCAGAGCACTACAGTCAGCTTATCGACCGGATACGCTCTGAAATACCCGGGGTAGCCCTGAGCACCGATGTCATCGTCGGCTTCCCTGGAGAGAGTGAGGAACAATTCCGGCACACATTCGACCTTCTAGCCGGGCTCAGATTTGATACCGTCCATGTCGCTGCCTACTCTCCCAGACCGCAGACCATCGCCGCCCGGGAGCTTGAGGACAGCGTCCCGCCGGACGGGAAAAAGAGACGGCTTAACCTGATTGAGCAGCTCCAGGAGGGCATCGCCACGGAGATTAATGCTCAGCTCCTGGGCAAGGCGGTTGAAGTCCTGGTAGAAGGGAAGAAGAAAGACAGGTGGCAGGGACGGACCAGAAGTGATAAACTGGTGTTCTTCAGTGATAATGACGACCGCACGGGGCAACTGGTCAATGTCATCATTGAGCATACCAGCCCCTGGGCGTTACAGGGGAGTTTGATAAAAATAAACCGGGCTGAATTAAGGAGGGATAATGACGGGTAG